A window of the Acetonema longum DSM 6540 genome harbors these coding sequences:
- a CDS encoding DASS family sodium-coupled anion symporter yields the protein MQTVLQQTAREPLFKRYGLIFGFIVLLGIILAPTPAGLPIAGQRMIGILIFSVIVWMSDSISYPVSAAVIMSLMAILLGISPDIANPKVLMGTSKALGIALGGFSNTAFALVAAALFLAAAMSQTGLDKRIALFILSKIGAKTNRVLIGVIIVGFVLSFFVPSTTARVSCMVPIVMGIILAFGVDIKSRFAAVMMIATAQADSLWNVGIKTAAAQNMIAVGFIKSQLGVDITWIEWFVAAAPFSAIMSVVLYYVLMKLMPPEKDEIEGGKAAVQRLLSEMGPMTFNEKKLLGISLTLLFLWATEKVLHNFDTSTTTIVAIALMFLPRVGVMDWKQASPRINWGTIILFGVGISLGSALLSTKAAPWLAKIIVSAFGLQSMPALVILAVLAAFLIIIHLGFASATALASAMIPIVISVLQSVTTPGINIIGMTMILQYVVSFGFILPVNAPQNMIAYGTETFEVRDFIRTGIPLTIIAFVLILLLGATYWKWLDLV from the coding sequence GTGCAAACAGTATTACAGCAAACGGCTCGAGAGCCTTTGTTCAAACGCTATGGCCTCATCTTCGGCTTCATCGTCCTTCTCGGCATCATCCTGGCGCCGACGCCGGCAGGCCTGCCTATAGCCGGCCAGCGCATGATCGGCATTCTGATTTTTTCGGTTATCGTCTGGATGAGCGATTCTATTTCTTATCCGGTCAGCGCTGCTGTCATCATGAGCTTGATGGCTATTTTGCTGGGAATTTCGCCGGATATCGCCAATCCCAAAGTCCTGATGGGTACCAGCAAGGCCTTGGGAATCGCCCTGGGGGGCTTCAGCAATACCGCCTTCGCCCTGGTGGCCGCCGCCCTGTTCCTGGCCGCAGCCATGAGCCAGACTGGCCTAGACAAGCGCATCGCCTTATTTATTCTGTCCAAAATCGGCGCCAAAACCAACCGGGTCTTAATCGGCGTCATTATCGTGGGTTTTGTCCTCAGCTTCTTCGTGCCCAGCACCACCGCCCGGGTATCCTGCATGGTTCCCATCGTCATGGGCATTATTCTGGCGTTCGGTGTGGACATTAAAAGTCGGTTTGCGGCCGTGATGATGATCGCCACCGCTCAGGCTGACAGTCTCTGGAACGTAGGCATCAAGACCGCCGCCGCTCAAAACATGATTGCCGTGGGCTTTATCAAATCCCAGCTGGGCGTGGACATCACCTGGATTGAATGGTTTGTCGCCGCCGCTCCCTTTTCCGCCATTATGTCGGTCGTATTATACTATGTTTTAATGAAACTCATGCCGCCGGAAAAAGATGAGATCGAAGGCGGCAAAGCCGCAGTGCAGCGTCTCCTGTCCGAAATGGGCCCTATGACCTTCAATGAAAAGAAACTGCTGGGCATTTCTTTGACGCTCCTGTTCCTCTGGGCCACCGAGAAGGTCCTCCATAACTTTGATACTTCCACTACCACCATTGTGGCCATTGCCCTGATGTTTCTGCCCCGGGTGGGTGTCATGGACTGGAAGCAGGCTTCGCCCCGAATCAACTGGGGCACCATTATCCTGTTCGGCGTGGGTATCAGCCTGGGTTCGGCTCTCTTGTCCACCAAAGCCGCCCCCTGGCTGGCTAAAATCATCGTCAGCGCCTTCGGCCTGCAGAGCATGCCCGCGCTGGTCATCCTGGCCGTTCTCGCCGCCTTCCTGATCATCATCCACCTGGGATTTGCCAGTGCCACCGCTTTGGCCTCGGCGATGATTCCGATCGTCATTTCCGTGCTGCAAAGCGTAACCACGCCTGGCATTAATATCATCGGCATGACCATGATTCTGCAGTACGTAGTCAGCTTCGGCTTCATCCTGCCGGTAAATGCACCCCA
- the thiE gene encoding thiamine phosphate synthase, producing the protein MNHASTRRGKWPAADIYGITAEEYSNGRSNIEVVRAMIDAGVKVIQYREKEKKKLYKYQECIRIREMTQKAGVTFIINDDIDLALLVKPDGVHIGQEDLPIEEVRQLVGEEMIIGLSTHSPQQAQEAVKRGADYIGVGPVFATRTKKDVSAATGLDYVKYVAEHIPLPSVAIGGIKTDNIASVRQAGADCFALITDIVGAADIGARIKELRARLV; encoded by the coding sequence ATGAATCACGCTTCAACCCGGCGGGGCAAGTGGCCAGCCGCCGATATTTACGGCATTACCGCCGAGGAATACTCTAACGGGCGCAGCAATATTGAGGTAGTCCGGGCGATGATCGATGCCGGTGTAAAAGTAATCCAATACCGGGAAAAAGAGAAAAAAAAGCTTTATAAATATCAGGAATGCATCCGGATTCGGGAGATGACCCAAAAAGCCGGCGTGACCTTTATCATCAATGATGATATTGATCTGGCGCTGCTTGTCAAACCTGACGGAGTGCATATCGGCCAGGAGGATTTGCCCATCGAGGAAGTCCGCCAACTGGTGGGAGAGGAAATGATCATCGGCCTGTCCACCCACTCTCCCCAGCAGGCTCAGGAAGCGGTAAAACGGGGCGCCGATTATATCGGGGTGGGTCCGGTGTTTGCCACCCGGACCAAAAAGGATGTCAGCGCTGCCACAGGACTTGACTATGTAAAATATGTTGCCGAGCATATCCCCCTGCCCTCTGTAGCCATTGGCGGCATAAAGACTGACAATATCGCATCTGTCAGGCAAGCGGGAGCAGACTGTTTCGCCTTGATAACAGATATTGTAGGAGCGGCGGATATCGGGGCCAGGATAAAGGAGCTGAGAGCCAGACTGGTTTAA